Proteins from a genomic interval of Geovibrio ferrireducens:
- a CDS encoding cytochrome c3 family protein, protein MLKRKLFFPLYLLPLLFVSGLAAADASSACGSKCHIIKPYIEGLKDKKLLVSKHFQAGIGCTECHEYTDEIHRNEEEMYKKGEYEEPMYTREYEPEFCFRCHESYASLQKLTEGFKEKWGRNPHESHMGEIGCYECHKVHQASKFVCAECHHANWSERLPIGWKTE, encoded by the coding sequence ATGCTGAAACGGAAGCTGTTTTTCCCTCTTTACCTGCTGCCGCTTCTTTTTGTATCGGGGCTTGCCGCCGCAGACGCAAGCTCCGCATGCGGGAGCAAGTGCCATATAATAAAGCCTTACATTGAAGGACTGAAAGATAAAAAACTCCTTGTAAGCAAGCATTTTCAGGCAGGTATAGGATGCACGGAATGCCACGAATACACTGACGAAATCCACAGAAACGAAGAAGAAATGTACAAAAAAGGCGAATATGAGGAACCTATGTATACCCGTGAATACGAGCCTGAGTTCTGCTTCAGATGCCACGAAAGCTATGCCTCGCTGCAAAAGCTCACGGAAGGCTTCAAAGAGAAATGGGGACGTAATCCGCATGAGTCTCATATGGGGGAAATAGGGTGCTATGAATGCCATAAGGTACATCAGGCTTCAAAGTTTGTTTGTGCAGAGTGCCATCATGCAAACTGGAGTGAGAGGCTTCCCATAGGCTGGAAAACAGAATAA
- a CDS encoding SphA family protein, whose protein sequence is MLKKLIFIALVLTFTGLSHAQDYSLGSEGIKAGTAPGPGFYYLMYNNYYTSDKSVNKNGDENDIGFDLSTFANVHRFVYVTEKKILGGYYGMNIIIPLVYADLNIDAAGVDKDETAVGDIVIEPMFISWRKERYEAVLGTALFVPTGSYEKDRALNIGKDHYTFMLTLGGTYYPDKNREWSLSVLTRYEKHFENQDTNVTYGDDIDLEWGIAKAVTKKVEVGLVGYAHWQITDDKGSDAGWDKSVHDRIFGIGPEVDIFSETLGAVFKCKLYKEFEGRDTNEGTSAWLTFVKPL, encoded by the coding sequence ATGCTGAAAAAGCTTATTTTTATTGCACTAGTGCTTACATTTACAGGACTCTCCCACGCACAGGACTACTCCCTCGGTTCCGAAGGAATAAAAGCGGGAACTGCTCCCGGACCGGGCTTTTATTATCTGATGTACAATAACTATTATACATCAGACAAATCTGTGAACAAAAACGGAGACGAGAATGACATAGGCTTTGATCTGTCCACCTTTGCAAACGTACACAGATTTGTTTATGTGACCGAGAAAAAAATCCTCGGAGGCTACTACGGCATGAACATTATAATTCCTCTGGTATACGCTGACCTCAATATTGATGCAGCCGGAGTGGACAAAGACGAAACAGCCGTAGGCGACATAGTTATCGAACCGATGTTTATTTCATGGCGAAAAGAGCGGTACGAAGCGGTTCTGGGAACAGCGTTATTTGTTCCCACCGGAAGTTATGAAAAAGACCGAGCTCTGAATATAGGCAAGGATCACTACACATTCATGCTTACTCTGGGCGGAACATACTACCCGGATAAAAACAGAGAATGGTCACTCTCAGTACTCACCCGTTATGAAAAACACTTTGAAAATCAGGACACAAACGTTACTTACGGCGATGACATCGACCTTGAGTGGGGAATAGCGAAAGCTGTTACGAAGAAAGTTGAAGTCGGTCTCGTCGGCTATGCCCACTGGCAGATAACTGATGACAAGGGAAGCGATGCGGGATGGGATAAAAGTGTTCATGACAGAATATTCGGAATAGGACCGGAGGTGGATATTTTCTCCGAAACTCTCGGTGCTGTATTTAAATGCAAACTGTATAAGGAATTTGAAGGAAGAGACACAAACGAAGGCACATCCGCGTGGCTCACGTTTGTAAAACCTTTATAA
- a CDS encoding THUMP domain-containing class I SAM-dependent RNA methyltransferase yields MYAFRSKSRIVVTCAKGINPFLEAELEALGYSIKNEFTAGLEIEGSMKDAMRLNLMLRTGSRVLFQLARFRAAGPDELYKEVKKLPWEDMLDPSGYFSITSSVLNDNIRDTRFANLRCKDAIADRMTAKLGKRPDTGPELNAAVLFLHWREDECALYIDTSGEALSKRGYRYNPMMAPMTETLAAAVIMKTGWKGTDSFINPMCGSGTLAIEALMSALNMAGGIIRRNFGFMHILGFNKKEWSDIRNDALRVVKKEIKGQVIVSDHDERCLKAVEENAGYAGVEEYLDYQLCDFRDCTVPDGGGVVILNPEYGKRLGDEKHLESVYGSIGDFFKAKCQGYRGYIFTGNMNLAKHVGLRTASKTVFFNSKIECRLLEYELYKGTKKHQDKDEEA; encoded by the coding sequence ATGTACGCATTCCGCAGCAAAAGCAGAATAGTAGTAACCTGCGCCAAGGGGATAAACCCGTTTCTTGAGGCTGAGCTTGAGGCTCTCGGTTACAGTATAAAGAATGAGTTCACCGCAGGGCTTGAGATTGAAGGCTCCATGAAGGATGCCATGAGGCTTAACCTCATGCTGAGAACAGGCAGCCGTGTTCTTTTTCAGCTTGCCCGTTTCCGCGCCGCAGGGCCCGATGAACTGTACAAAGAGGTAAAAAAACTCCCATGGGAGGATATGCTCGACCCGTCCGGGTATTTCAGCATAACTTCATCAGTTCTTAATGACAATATAAGGGACACCAGATTTGCCAACCTCCGCTGCAAGGATGCAATTGCGGACAGAATGACGGCTAAGCTGGGCAAAAGACCGGACACCGGGCCTGAACTAAATGCCGCGGTTCTCTTTCTTCACTGGAGAGAGGATGAATGCGCGCTGTACATAGATACATCCGGCGAGGCGCTCTCCAAAAGAGGATACAGGTATAACCCCATGATGGCGCCCATGACGGAGACTCTGGCTGCTGCTGTCATCATGAAAACCGGCTGGAAGGGAACGGACAGCTTCATTAACCCCATGTGCGGCAGCGGCACTCTGGCCATTGAGGCGCTCATGAGCGCTCTTAACATGGCGGGGGGGATAATAAGACGGAACTTCGGCTTCATGCACATTTTAGGCTTCAATAAAAAGGAGTGGAGCGATATACGAAACGATGCGCTCCGTGTGGTGAAGAAGGAGATTAAAGGGCAGGTCATAGTCTCAGACCATGATGAAAGATGCCTTAAGGCAGTGGAAGAGAACGCCGGATACGCCGGAGTGGAGGAGTATCTGGATTACCAGCTCTGCGATTTCCGCGACTGCACAGTGCCGGACGGCGGCGGGGTGGTTATACTGAACCCGGAATACGGCAAAAGGCTCGGCGATGAAAAGCACCTCGAATCCGTTTACGGCAGCATAGGCGACTTCTTTAAAGCCAAGTGTCAGGGCTACAGGGGCTACATATTCACCGGGAACATGAATCTGGCTAAGCATGTGGGTCTGCGGACAGCCTCAAAAACTGTTTTCTTCAACTCTAAGATAGAGTGCCGCCTGCTTGAATATGAGCTTTACAAAGGAACAAAGAAACATCAGGATAAAGACGAAGAAGCATAG
- a CDS encoding hybrid sensor histidine kinase/response regulator gives MESEHRILIVDDDPVNLDIMMEILASEYSCAAVASGEDALRAEKIFKPDLILLDIMMPGMDGYEVCRRIRAGETHRFTKIILVSGKSMTEDRLKGYEAGADDYITKPFNDDELLAKIKVFLKLKRLEEVDAVKRDIINIFSHETRTPLSAIVGPAEILLENRNLDQESRELTELILLGAKQIADLVHKTTMLCRLKSGFKLRITEFAASECLREAVQRKQHDADDKNIKISTEIISDSLICGDREALSEALTMLAENAVIYSGKNSEIKLKLFYDNGLAVFHVEDCGQGLDDDTKATIFNDFRITDSRRHIKGMGIGLSIVKNIAEMHGGTAEVSDSDCGGAVFRLSVPCRGGQT, from the coding sequence ATGGAATCCGAACACAGAATCCTCATAGTGGACGATGACCCGGTCAACCTTGACATAATGATGGAGATACTGGCTTCTGAGTACTCATGCGCAGCTGTTGCCTCCGGTGAGGACGCACTCAGAGCGGAGAAAATATTCAAGCCTGACTTAATCCTGCTGGATATAATGATGCCCGGAATGGACGGGTATGAGGTATGCCGCAGGATACGCGCCGGGGAAACCCACAGGTTCACAAAGATAATCCTCGTCTCCGGCAAATCCATGACCGAAGACAGGCTCAAAGGCTACGAAGCCGGGGCTGATGATTACATAACAAAGCCATTCAACGATGACGAACTGCTGGCAAAAATAAAGGTATTTCTCAAGCTTAAGCGCCTTGAAGAGGTGGATGCGGTTAAGCGCGACATCATAAACATATTCTCCCATGAAACCAGAACACCGCTTTCGGCAATTGTAGGCCCGGCAGAAATCCTATTGGAGAACCGGAATCTGGATCAAGAGAGCCGCGAACTCACGGAGCTTATTCTTCTGGGAGCAAAGCAGATAGCTGATCTGGTGCATAAAACCACTATGCTTTGCAGACTGAAATCGGGCTTCAAGCTAAGAATCACCGAATTTGCGGCATCTGAGTGTCTGCGTGAAGCCGTGCAGAGAAAACAGCATGATGCGGATGACAAAAACATTAAAATCAGCACTGAAATCATATCCGACAGCCTGATCTGCGGAGACAGGGAAGCGCTGAGTGAGGCCTTAACCATGCTTGCGGAGAATGCGGTTATCTATTCCGGCAAAAACTCAGAGATAAAGCTTAAGCTTTTCTATGATAACGGATTAGCTGTTTTCCATGTGGAAGACTGCGGCCAGGGGCTTGATGATGACACAAAAGCCACGATTTTCAACGACTTCCGCATAACAGACAGCCGCAGACATATAAAAGGCATGGGCATAGGGCTCAGCATTGTAAAAAATATCGCGGAGATGCACGGCGGAACCGCTGAGGTTTCAGACTCAGACTGCGGCGGTGCTGTTTTCAGACTGTCTGTGCCGTGCAGAGGCGGACAGACATAA
- a CDS encoding cache domain-containing protein, translating into MQRRTDIKHSAEYGIFAALFLLLAAAGAILFFTDSIIRSPHEARHALDTKTEMAAKELRQELDGAVNRISYIRRQEEAAIDGRLKNRADTARKFITKMAENKEQTQWLAFAVSTLRALNRQDEIYRIYILGRDGRAYIFPADELYENSSFYGFRNSEAKNIFAELTANPEKYNGHFISYTLDSPHGMAMNKKLAYFTSDEETGISVIAEADHSEAEKFIKTKVINDLTNQYMLFPAYDRINIFESVQTFTGDSFLKTLMNEELEGTEETNAEKSAEFAPAIYGNKSSLIHIRRDPVFGKYSEVFTLTAQYPDWNWHITKSHFFGYENIYAASAATDSDAPDVPSGYLIISLFSAMGIFTVFILFKNTMLASSAMKPAGKKLSRMQEMNFRLAEKISLHMEKEKKLDAERLELEEKLAIKTKEYKKMNEMLIAENMERTQQDHILRAEKEKAEAANVMKREFLTNTSDKLKTMVTDIKTFSENGSSRFDGMTPEETAELFGRIHAKGGELMSFLGLIIDLSKLEAGKTEDKISPLDFRELFAKLSYETNPLFASAESTLNIEFSSENMRVLTRCRHAELAFLHLFTYAAKNSAPGCALSLRYFPTKSLRSGVLVNAATVELGYIAGLNEFKGHSTFSLSASPDSASINISIFNEALKRCGGTFFITETDKGNIFSVVIPDLMGQQ; encoded by the coding sequence GTGCAGAGGCGGACAGACATAAAACATTCCGCTGAATACGGCATTTTTGCAGCCCTTTTCCTGCTTCTGGCGGCTGCGGGAGCGATCCTTTTTTTCACTGACAGCATAATACGCTCCCCCCATGAGGCGCGCCATGCACTTGACACCAAAACAGAAATGGCTGCCAAGGAACTGAGGCAGGAGCTTGACGGCGCGGTAAACAGAATATCCTACATCCGCAGGCAGGAGGAGGCCGCAATAGATGGCAGACTCAAAAACCGCGCAGACACAGCCAGAAAATTCATAACAAAAATGGCTGAAAACAAAGAGCAGACTCAGTGGCTTGCATTTGCAGTATCAACCCTCAGAGCCCTCAACAGGCAGGACGAAATCTACAGAATCTATATATTGGGCAGGGACGGGAGAGCATACATTTTTCCCGCAGACGAACTTTATGAAAACTCATCTTTTTACGGATTCAGGAACAGTGAGGCAAAGAATATATTTGCTGAACTGACCGCAAACCCTGAGAAGTATAACGGACATTTCATTTCATACACCCTTGATTCCCCCCACGGCATGGCAATGAACAAAAAACTTGCTTATTTCACATCGGATGAAGAAACCGGAATCAGCGTGATAGCGGAAGCCGATCATTCAGAAGCCGAAAAGTTTATCAAAACAAAGGTCATTAATGACCTGACAAACCAGTACATGCTTTTCCCTGCTTACGACAGGATAAATATATTTGAATCAGTGCAGACCTTCACAGGGGACAGTTTCCTGAAAACCCTGATGAATGAAGAGCTTGAAGGAACCGAGGAGACAAATGCCGAAAAGAGCGCTGAGTTTGCTCCTGCCATATACGGTAATAAGAGCAGCCTGATCCACATCCGCAGAGATCCGGTATTCGGCAAATATTCAGAGGTGTTCACGCTGACAGCTCAGTACCCTGACTGGAACTGGCACATCACCAAGAGTCACTTTTTCGGCTATGAAAATATATACGCGGCATCAGCCGCCACGGACTCAGACGCGCCGGATGTGCCAAGCGGATACCTGATAATATCCCTGTTCAGCGCTATGGGGATTTTCACGGTTTTCATACTGTTCAAAAACACAATGCTTGCCTCCTCCGCCATGAAACCCGCCGGGAAAAAACTCAGCAGAATGCAGGAGATGAATTTCAGGCTGGCTGAAAAAATAAGTCTGCATATGGAAAAGGAAAAAAAACTTGATGCCGAAAGGCTGGAGCTTGAGGAAAAACTCGCCATTAAAACCAAAGAGTACAAAAAGATGAACGAAATGCTCATCGCTGAGAATATGGAACGCACTCAGCAGGATCATATCCTGCGCGCGGAAAAGGAAAAGGCCGAAGCGGCCAATGTAATGAAGCGCGAGTTCCTCACCAACACGTCTGATAAGCTCAAAACTATGGTAACAGACATCAAAACCTTTTCAGAGAACGGAAGTTCCCGTTTTGACGGGATGACACCTGAGGAAACTGCTGAGCTTTTCGGCAGAATACACGCTAAAGGCGGTGAGCTGATGAGCTTTCTTGGGCTTATCATCGATCTTTCCAAGCTTGAGGCAGGAAAGACTGAGGACAAAATATCACCCCTCGATTTCCGTGAGCTGTTCGCAAAACTCAGTTACGAAACAAACCCTCTGTTCGCATCGGCAGAAAGCACTCTTAATATAGAATTTTCCTCAGAGAACATGCGTGTGCTGACAAGATGCAGACATGCGGAACTTGCTTTTCTTCACCTCTTCACTTATGCGGCAAAAAACTCCGCACCGGGCTGCGCCCTCAGTCTGCGCTATTTCCCCACAAAATCTCTCCGTTCCGGTGTTCTTGTGAACGCCGCCACTGTGGAACTGGGATACATAGCAGGCCTTAATGAATTTAAGGGGCACAGCACCTTCAGCCTGTCCGCCTCCCCTGACAGTGCTTCAATCAACATCAGTATTTTCAACGAAGCCCTCAAGCGCTGCGGCGGCACTTTCTTCATAACAGAAACCGACAAAGGCAACATCTTCTCTGTGGTCATCCCCGACCTCATGGGGCAGCAATGA
- a CDS encoding ATP-binding protein: MSKRSVIASIERNFSLLAALLLTGILFAEAVLLTVYSDSYKTKTEAAERQAAENRRMNLEHLLEQLEAEIDFVIRQEREEALRAARQRVESFAASVREVRETPGAADNEALFEYLKTANSSAGEEYVYALAGDKLLVHPLKGRLKRVILSNELERLKELMTEMPYGSSAVTGYSVHTETGDVVEKTAYIKKLAPDGMIIGSGFCNEKSTEKIQNYIISQLENLNENGNSINFFAVAEKNRDTIKIIKTAGNIRTDSAYMDKLASRLGEGKGSFFYEIPEGDTGSKNLRMTVVRRITPWNWLVAAGVNEPSSEITGKNILRDHRHKFYTNAAISALTALLLMYAVFVVVSRGKRLFIESVENSYKKAEEREEELEQIGKRLSSDHASAMKNEKRLKEIKENLEKTVEDRIKDLQDISTHLRSENLKISKVTEELIAARKKATEASMVKTEFLANMSHEIRTPMHAVLSYSSFGMKKFENTKDTRQKNYFGKITESADRLLSFINDLIDLSDLESGRMKYKISQCRAADLLREAVKELERAFLEKKITAEIPENDIMICGDAAKLRQVFLNIYSNAAKFSPPDSVITTEIEPENSFLKITVTDCGPGVDESEKLLIFEKFTQSSKTKTGAGGIGLGLAICREIVTDHGGRIYVTDNPEGGSRFTVELPLF; the protein is encoded by the coding sequence ATGAGCAAACGCAGCGTAATAGCCTCCATTGAAAGAAATTTCTCCCTGCTGGCAGCTCTGCTCCTTACAGGGATACTGTTTGCGGAGGCTGTGCTTCTCACGGTTTACTCAGACTCATACAAAACCAAGACAGAGGCGGCGGAAAGGCAGGCGGCGGAAAACAGAAGGATGAACCTTGAGCATCTTCTGGAGCAGCTTGAGGCGGAAATTGACTTTGTAATAAGACAGGAGCGGGAGGAAGCTCTCCGCGCCGCACGCCAAAGGGTGGAGTCTTTTGCAGCCTCGGTAAGAGAGGTTCGGGAAACCCCCGGAGCGGCTGATAACGAAGCTCTTTTCGAATATCTGAAAACTGCCAACTCATCAGCCGGAGAGGAGTATGTCTACGCACTGGCGGGTGACAAGCTGCTTGTGCACCCTCTTAAAGGAAGGCTGAAACGGGTAATCCTCAGTAATGAGCTTGAAAGACTGAAAGAACTGATGACAGAGATGCCTTACGGGAGTTCTGCTGTGACCGGCTACAGTGTTCATACTGAGACTGGGGATGTCGTAGAGAAAACCGCATATATAAAGAAGCTTGCCCCTGACGGAATGATAATCGGCTCAGGCTTCTGCAATGAAAAAAGCACGGAAAAAATACAAAACTACATAATCTCTCAGCTTGAGAATCTCAATGAAAACGGAAATTCAATAAACTTTTTTGCTGTTGCCGAAAAAAACAGAGACACTATAAAAATCATTAAAACTGCCGGGAATATACGCACAGACAGCGCATATATGGACAAGCTGGCATCCAGACTTGGGGAGGGAAAAGGCTCTTTCTTTTATGAAATACCGGAAGGTGACACGGGCAGCAAAAACCTCCGCATGACAGTGGTAAGAAGAATAACACCCTGGAACTGGCTGGTTGCCGCCGGGGTTAATGAACCCTCATCAGAGATAACGGGAAAAAACATTCTGCGGGATCACAGGCACAAGTTTTATACAAACGCCGCAATATCCGCTCTGACTGCACTTCTGCTGATGTATGCGGTGTTCGTTGTTGTCAGCCGGGGAAAAAGGCTTTTCATAGAGTCTGTGGAAAATTCATACAAAAAAGCGGAAGAGAGAGAAGAGGAACTGGAGCAGATAGGAAAAAGGCTTTCATCCGACCATGCTTCGGCCATGAAGAATGAAAAACGGCTGAAAGAGATAAAGGAAAACCTCGAAAAAACAGTTGAGGACAGAATAAAGGATCTGCAAGACATCAGCACTCATCTCAGAAGTGAAAACCTGAAAATATCCAAGGTGACGGAAGAACTTATTGCAGCGAGAAAAAAGGCCACGGAAGCCAGTATGGTAAAAACCGAGTTTCTGGCGAACATGTCACACGAAATAAGAACGCCGATGCACGCCGTACTCAGCTACTCATCATTCGGCATGAAAAAGTTCGAAAACACCAAAGATACAAGACAGAAAAACTATTTCGGGAAAATAACGGAAAGCGCCGACCGCCTGCTGTCTTTCATAAATGACCTTATAGACCTTTCCGATCTTGAATCAGGCAGAATGAAATACAAAATATCACAATGCAGAGCGGCTGACCTCCTCCGGGAAGCGGTGAAGGAACTGGAAAGAGCATTCCTTGAAAAAAAGATAACCGCGGAAATACCGGAAAATGACATTATGATCTGCGGTGATGCGGCAAAACTCAGGCAGGTTTTTCTTAACATTTATTCAAACGCAGCCAAATTCAGCCCGCCGGACAGTGTGATCACAACAGAAATCGAGCCGGAAAACTCATTCCTGAAAATAACAGTTACGGACTGCGGACCAGGTGTGGACGAATCTGAAAAGCTGCTTATTTTTGAAAAATTCACTCAGTCATCAAAGACAAAGACAGGTGCAGGAGGCATAGGTCTGGGGCTTGCAATATGCAGGGAGATTGTAACCGACCACGGCGGAAGGATATACGTGACAGACAACCCGGAAGGCGGCAGCCGCTTCACGGTGGAACTGCCGCTGTTCTGA